The following coding sequences are from one uncultured Desulfobacter sp. window:
- a CDS encoding thiamine diphosphokinase encodes MKTVIIANGNLSETDRLLSRIQQADLVIAADGGAVHLRRMNIVPRVIIGDLDSIPGNILSFFKEKQVKILRHPARKDQTDLELCMGYAIDQGSDELLIIGATSTRLDHTLANILLLRQLADQGIPVTIIDAYNDIHIVFSRLTLTGRPGDLISVIPISDCVQGVTLAGLEYPLTDQTLCMGTTMGISNVFSQKEATISLRSGALLVIKPQKED; translated from the coding sequence ATGAAAACAGTTATTATAGCAAACGGAAACCTGTCTGAAACAGACAGGCTTTTATCCCGGATACAGCAGGCGGACCTCGTTATTGCCGCAGACGGCGGGGCCGTTCACCTTCGGCGCATGAACATCGTCCCCCGGGTCATCATCGGCGACCTTGATTCCATCCCCGGGAACATCCTTTCGTTTTTTAAGGAAAAACAGGTTAAAATTTTAAGGCATCCGGCACGCAAAGACCAGACAGATCTTGAATTGTGTATGGGATACGCCATTGACCAAGGAAGTGATGAGCTTCTCATTATAGGCGCCACCAGCACCCGCCTTGACCACACCCTGGCCAATATTTTACTTTTACGTCAACTTGCAGACCAGGGCATCCCGGTCACGATAATAGATGCGTATAATGATATTCATATTGTTTTCTCCCGCTTGACACTCACGGGCCGCCCCGGCGACCTGATATCCGTCATCCCGATATCAGATTGTGTCCAAGGCGTGACCCTGGCAGGGCTTGAGTACCCACTGACGGATCAGACACTATGCATGGGCACAACCATGGGGATCAGCAATGTATTTTCACAAAAAGAGGCAACGATCAGTCTTAGGTCCGGAGCCCTTCTTGTCATTAAACCCCAAAAAGAAGACTGA
- the galE gene encoding UDP-glucose 4-epimerase GalE: MKILVTGGAGYIGSHTCVELLNQGHEVVVLDNLVNASATALDRVRNITGKDLTFFQTDLLDEAGTQAVFNAHEDIEAVIHFAGLKAVGESVSQPLRYYHNNITGTLHLISAMEKAGVTAIVFSSSATVYGNPASLPITEDFPLSVTNPYGRTKLMIEEILSDLYTADPKWHITLLRYFNPVGAHPSGDIGEDPRDIPNNLMPYVAQVAIGQLPRVNVFGNDYDTPDGTGVRDFIHVTDLAKGHISCLDKLMKTPGVGIYNLGTGRGYSVIEMIKGFEKACGHTIPYEIAPRRPGDIAACWADPSKAERELGWKAALDMDDMCKDAWRWQQKNPKGYDS, translated from the coding sequence ATGAAAATTCTTGTCACCGGCGGTGCCGGATATATCGGCAGCCATACCTGCGTCGAGCTGCTTAACCAGGGCCACGAAGTGGTCGTACTGGACAATCTTGTCAACGCATCAGCCACGGCCCTTGACCGGGTCAGAAACATTACGGGTAAAGATCTTACCTTTTTCCAAACGGATTTACTGGATGAAGCCGGCACCCAGGCGGTGTTTAATGCCCATGAAGACATTGAGGCCGTCATCCATTTTGCAGGACTTAAAGCCGTGGGCGAATCGGTGTCACAGCCCCTGCGCTATTACCACAACAATATCACCGGCACCTTGCACCTCATTTCAGCCATGGAAAAAGCAGGGGTTACCGCCATTGTATTCTCATCATCGGCCACGGTATACGGCAATCCGGCCAGTCTCCCCATCACCGAAGATTTCCCCCTGTCCGTCACCAATCCCTACGGCAGGACTAAACTGATGATCGAAGAAATTCTGTCAGACCTTTACACCGCCGACCCCAAATGGCACATCACCCTACTGCGATATTTCAACCCGGTAGGGGCCCACCCGTCCGGGGATATCGGCGAAGACCCGAGGGATATCCCCAACAATTTGATGCCCTATGTGGCCCAGGTCGCCATAGGACAGCTGCCCCGGGTGAATGTTTTCGGCAACGATTACGACACCCCGGACGGTACAGGGGTCCGGGATTTCATCCATGTCACCGACCTTGCCAAAGGACATATCAGCTGTCTTGACAAACTGATGAAAACCCCGGGTGTGGGGATCTACAACCTTGGCACCGGCCGGGGATATTCGGTCATTGAGATGATCAAAGGCTTTGAAAAGGCATGCGGACACACCATCCCCTACGAAATTGCCCCCAGAAGGCCCGGCGATATTGCCGCATGCTGGGCAGACCCGTCCAAAGCCGAGCGCGAACTTGGCTGGAAAGCGGCCCTGGACATGGATGATATGTGTAAAGATGCATGGCGCTGGCAGCAAAAAAACCCCAAAGGATATGATTCATAA
- a CDS encoding MarR family transcriptional regulator, with amino-acid sequence MNKKFGLTGPQLIVLQEISSNGQISITPLSRATSLSQATVTDITKRLEARGYIARKKREDDRRAVSLFLTEKGQDIIQNLPPLLQETFTEHFSDIEDWEQMMIISAFERVVSLMAADKLDASPILLAGPIPQNTND; translated from the coding sequence TTGAACAAAAAGTTTGGACTGACAGGCCCCCAACTGATTGTGCTCCAGGAAATTTCATCCAACGGCCAAATTTCCATTACGCCCCTATCCCGGGCCACAAGCCTGAGCCAGGCAACCGTAACGGATATCACCAAGCGTCTTGAGGCCAGAGGATACATTGCCAGAAAAAAAAGAGAGGATGACAGGCGGGCTGTCAGCCTTTTTCTTACCGAAAAGGGCCAGGATATCATCCAAAACCTGCCGCCGCTGCTCCAGGAAACATTCACGGAACATTTTTCTGACATTGAGGACTGGGAACAAATGATGATCATCAGTGCGTTTGAGCGGGTGGTCAGCCTGATGGCCGCAGACAAGTTAGACGCATCGCCCATTCTGCTTGCAGGCCCCATCCCCCAGAATACAAACGATTAG
- the lptG gene encoding LPS export ABC transporter permease LptG produces MIKCLHKYWLKEFVRIFIIIQALVMVLFVFIDYLSHMDKMFEHDVTLARGLWYVVLKLPYMFVQFTPAGLLLAVITVFGIMNRNQEITALKSSGISVYFLVKPAIGVGCFLALLMVLLGETLIPLSMARSNYIRYHEMSSSKGIVHSQKDIWIRSDKTLVHINFFDPVQKTVAGVTCTTMGKGFKIASRIDAATGVYDNGQWILEDVAEQVYDPGIDDYHVSITPRKVVALDLNPDDLGRIAKKTNEMSYTELRRYVKKVTAEGYDATTYKVDMYGKLSFPFICVIMALTGAATGMRNFVKTNLPVGIAVGVGFCFLYWFVFGFTASLGYAKILPPVVAAWVGNLIFLCLGSIYLIQTE; encoded by the coding sequence GTGATCAAGTGTCTCCATAAATATTGGCTTAAGGAGTTTGTCCGGATTTTTATTATTATCCAGGCATTGGTTATGGTTTTGTTTGTGTTCATTGATTACCTGTCCCATATGGACAAAATGTTTGAGCACGATGTGACCTTGGCCCGGGGCCTTTGGTATGTGGTGCTCAAGCTGCCCTATATGTTTGTTCAGTTTACCCCGGCAGGACTGCTGCTTGCAGTTATTACCGTGTTTGGCATCATGAACCGAAATCAGGAGATTACCGCTTTAAAGTCTTCGGGTATATCGGTTTATTTTCTGGTTAAACCGGCCATTGGTGTGGGATGTTTTCTGGCGCTGTTGATGGTGCTTTTGGGTGAAACCCTGATCCCCTTGTCCATGGCACGCTCAAACTATATCCGTTACCATGAAATGTCATCGAGTAAAGGGATTGTTCACAGTCAAAAAGATATCTGGATTCGTTCGGATAAAACCCTGGTGCATATTAATTTTTTTGACCCGGTTCAAAAGACGGTGGCCGGCGTTACATGCACCACCATGGGCAAAGGATTCAAGATTGCCTCGCGTATTGATGCGGCAACAGGCGTCTATGACAACGGCCAATGGATTCTTGAAGATGTTGCCGAACAGGTGTATGACCCCGGCATTGATGACTATCATGTGAGCATAACGCCCAGAAAAGTCGTGGCCCTTGATTTGAACCCGGACGATCTTGGCCGCATAGCCAAAAAGACCAATGAGATGAGTTATACCGAGCTGAGGCGGTACGTGAAAAAAGTGACTGCAGAAGGGTATGATGCCACCACATATAAGGTGGATATGTATGGAAAACTATCCTTTCCCTTTATTTGTGTGATCATGGCATTGACCGGGGCTGCCACGGGTATGAGAAATTTTGTGAAAACCAACCTGCCCGTGGGCATTGCCGTGGGGGTCGGGTTTTGTTTTTTGTACTGGTTTGTCTTCGGGTTTACCGCCTCTTTGGGCTACGCAAAGATTCTGCCGCCGGTGGTGGCGGCCTGGGTGGGAAATCTCATTTTTCTATGCCTGGGAAGTATCTATTTGATTCAGACGGAATAA
- the lptF gene encoding LPS export ABC transporter permease LptF yields the protein MKVFKRIHTYLFFELIPPFAISTFFLTSVFLMTRIPDITNMVVNYNSSLTDILLLISYTLPRFMEFTIPMSTMISVLLTIMRMSGENEIIALKGAGMSLYKLLPPVLIFSVIALSITMWVTVYGIPEGKLALKVKTIELARSSIDAALQERQFNSQLDGIMIYVAHVDMSTRDLTDVFIEDRRTADMVSISTAPRGRLVRQGNRDLYTIRLYDGMINQVNIQDHSVTNINFGHYDINIDLASMQKNGETEVRKDFDEMGLHELVQRIKNGFKTPEMECEARLVLHEKFSIPFACLALGVLAFPLGVQSTSFRKSSGFGMGIGFFLLYYLLLAFGWSGGEAGRYPPVIAMWLPNVVMGIAGVFLLVRNAKERPVRLPLWIQTLPAAVLVRFKKRRTP from the coding sequence ATGAAGGTTTTCAAACGTATACATACATATCTGTTTTTTGAGTTGATCCCGCCGTTTGCCATCAGCACCTTTTTTTTAACCTCGGTGTTTTTGATGACCCGGATTCCGGATATCACGAATATGGTGGTCAACTATAACTCCAGTCTAACGGATATCCTTCTTCTGATATCTTATACCCTGCCGCGGTTCATGGAGTTTACCATTCCCATGTCCACCATGATTTCGGTGCTTTTGACCATTATGCGCATGTCTGGGGAGAATGAGATCATTGCCCTGAAAGGGGCGGGCATGTCTTTGTACAAACTTCTGCCGCCGGTGCTTATCTTCAGCGTAATTGCCCTGTCAATCACCATGTGGGTGACGGTTTACGGGATTCCCGAGGGGAAATTGGCCCTGAAGGTGAAAACAATTGAACTTGCCAGGTCCAGTATTGATGCTGCACTTCAGGAGCGGCAGTTTAACAGTCAGCTTGACGGTATCATGATTTATGTGGCCCATGTGGATATGAGCACCCGGGATTTGACGGATGTGTTCATTGAGGACCGCCGGACGGCCGATATGGTTTCTATTTCAACGGCACCCAGGGGGCGGCTGGTGCGCCAGGGAAACCGGGATCTGTACACCATCCGGTTGTATGACGGTATGATCAATCAGGTCAATATTCAGGATCATTCGGTGACCAATATTAATTTCGGGCACTATGACATCAATATCGACCTTGCTTCCATGCAGAAAAACGGGGAGACGGAAGTGAGAAAGGATTTTGATGAAATGGGCCTGCATGAGCTGGTTCAGCGTATCAAAAACGGTTTTAAAACCCCGGAAATGGAGTGCGAGGCCCGTCTGGTGCTGCATGAAAAATTTTCCATCCCCTTTGCCTGCTTGGCTTTGGGGGTGCTTGCGTTTCCCTTGGGCGTTCAGTCCACATCGTTTAGAAAATCCAGTGGTTTTGGCATGGGGATCGGTTTTTTCCTGTTATATTATCTGCTGCTGGCCTTTGGCTGGTCCGGCGGTGAGGCCGGTCGTTATCCGCCGGTCATTGCCATGTGGCTGCCCAACGTGGTCATGGGAATTGCAGGCGTTTTCCTTTTGGTCCGTAATGCCAAAGAACGGCCCGTGCGTCTCCCCCTTTGGATTCAAACTCTTCCGGCAGCGGTTCTGGTCCGTTTCAAAAAAAGGAGAACGCCGTGA
- a CDS encoding flagellar basal body-associated FliL family protein yields MEQQVKKVVTNRWAVVCAVMFMFMVLGSIAGCGADNNEKENMEVVLGNWVSLSNRTYTLTVIDMKGTWTSSVKISDATSKIVASRGTANGTWHMDAGQLIFNVMASDVENVWEKDATYFYKVLELSKYLMVLEGENGRRQEWKKTIPKKVKEGQATVNPIVGMAPYAVNMDKHSSNTQDRYLCLSIHLELKELMPEQPVPKFHPRARDAAIMYLSSLTYDNVSDFDRIKVQKEKIKDVLNPYMEGLIEDVVIDHVVIAVSADKVEEFIIEHTAAPTPDAPAEGEEGKTGEDGPEKDKPNDS; encoded by the coding sequence ATGGAACAACAGGTTAAAAAAGTGGTTACGAACAGGTGGGCCGTTGTTTGCGCCGTCATGTTCATGTTCATGGTCCTTGGCAGTATTGCAGGGTGTGGCGCAGACAACAACGAAAAAGAAAATATGGAGGTGGTCCTGGGAAACTGGGTTTCTTTGAGCAATCGGACCTATACTCTCACCGTCATTGATATGAAAGGCACTTGGACCTCTTCTGTTAAGATTTCAGATGCGACCTCAAAAATTGTTGCCTCCAGGGGAACGGCCAACGGCACCTGGCATATGGATGCGGGGCAGCTTATTTTTAATGTCATGGCCTCGGATGTCGAAAATGTCTGGGAAAAAGACGCCACTTACTTTTACAAAGTGCTTGAGCTTAGTAAATATCTCATGGTTCTTGAAGGTGAAAACGGTCGCAGGCAAGAATGGAAAAAAACGATTCCCAAAAAGGTTAAAGAGGGTCAAGCTACCGTCAATCCGATTGTTGGCATGGCACCCTATGCCGTTAATATGGACAAACACTCTTCCAACACCCAGGATCGTTACTTGTGCCTGAGTATACATTTAGAACTCAAAGAGCTGATGCCGGAACAGCCGGTGCCCAAATTTCATCCCAGGGCAAGGGATGCCGCAATTATGTATCTCTCTTCCCTGACCTATGACAACGTATCTGATTTTGACCGTATCAAGGTTCAAAAAGAAAAGATCAAGGATGTACTCAACCCATATATGGAAGGGCTGATTGAAGACGTAGTCATCGACCATGTGGTGATTGCCGTTTCCGCTGATAAAGTTGAAGAATTTATCATTGAACATACGGCGGCACCAACTCCGGACGCGCCCGCTGAAGGAGAAGAGGGCAAAACCGGTGAAGACGGCCCAGAAAAAGATAAACCCAACGATTCTTGA
- a CDS encoding IscA/HesB family protein encodes MIELTDAAKTQIDNYFQGQEPSPIRIFLNSGGUAGPSLAMALDEPKDSDDLFDTKGLKFVVDKEFMEQAQNIKIDFNGMGFSLDSGLDLGQGGNCGGCSGSCG; translated from the coding sequence ATGATCGAACTTACAGATGCTGCGAAAACGCAGATCGACAATTATTTCCAGGGGCAGGAACCCTCGCCCATTCGGATCTTTCTTAACTCAGGCGGCTGAGCGGGTCCCTCTTTAGCGATGGCTCTGGATGAGCCTAAAGACAGCGACGATCTCTTCGACACCAAAGGACTCAAATTTGTGGTAGATAAAGAGTTTATGGAACAAGCGCAAAATATTAAAATAGATTTTAACGGTATGGGGTTCAGCCTTGATTCAGGACTTGATCTGGGCCAGGGCGGCAATTGCGGAGGATGCTCGGGCTCCTGCGGATAG